A single region of the Epinephelus moara isolate mb chromosome 12, YSFRI_EMoa_1.0, whole genome shotgun sequence genome encodes:
- the LOC126398664 gene encoding potassium voltage-gated channel subfamily S member 3-like: MGYGQILHRRGNEEDQVHLNVGGVRHQVDADMLLRFPHTRLARLLCCQSEAAILELCDDYSPSEREYYFDRNPRVFLCVLNFYHTGRIHMMEEVCVFSFSQEIEYWGIQELHLSPCCSYWYHERKEYIEDREWDVRSDDQQHAPSIDSSFEELSALDKDLAKFKGAWCAEVRSYVWLRLEDPGHSRGSKIIAVASLSLVLTSIVAMCVHSMPEFQQVDDNEKPIEDPVLTILEEICIAGFSAEFIIRLIVAPSRRKFLGNPLNIIDVASILPFYATLALETADEEVAEENEDLENVGKVVQVLRLMRVLRILKLARHSIGLRALGATVRHSYHEVGLLLLFLSVGISIFSALIYFAEKEMESTDLGTIPSGWWWATITMTTVGYGDTCPVTVAGKIVATLCIVCGLLVVALPITIIFNKFSKYYQRNKAMEGKCIPKPERQDPELPHYNIRDLFTGSVYPFIGGIAFRNSVSSAGDDTDASSLQDIEVYDNDTCENGAAK; encoded by the coding sequence ATGGGGTATGGGCAAATCCTCCACCGACGAGGGAATGAGGAGGACCAGGTCCACCTCAACGTGGGAGGGGTTCGACACCAAGTGGATGCGGACATGCTGCTCCGCTTCCCTCACACACGCCTGGCTCGTCTGCTGTGCTGCCAAAGCGAGGCGGCGATCCTGGAGCTGTGTGACGACTACAGCCCTTCAGAGAGGGAGTACTACTTCGACAGGAATCCCCGGGTTTTCCTCTGCGTGCTCAACTTCTACCACACGGGGCGCATTCACATGATGGAGGAGGTGTGCGTCTTCTCCTTCAGCCAGGAGATCGAGTACTGGGGAATCCAGGAGCTCCACCTGAGCCCCTGCTGTAGCTACTGGTACCACGAGAGGAAGGAGTACATCGAGGACAGAGAGTGGGACGTCCGGAGTGACGACCAGCAGCACGCGCCGAGCATCGACTCCTCCTTTGAGGAGCTCTCTGCTCTCGATAAGGACCTGGCAAAATTCAAAGGTGCCTGGTGTGCAGAGGTGAGGAGCTACGTCTGGCTCCGGCTGGAGGATCCAGGTCACTCGAGAGGCTCAAAGATCATCGCTGTGGCCTCCCTCAGCCTGGTGTTGACCTCTATCGTTGCCATGTGCGTCCACAGCATGCCCGAGTTTCAACAGGTGGACGACAACGAGAAACCCATCGAGGACCCCGTCCTCACCATCCTGGAGGAGATCTGCATCGCCGGCTTCTCCGCCGAGTTCATCATCAGGCTGATTGTCGCACCCTCCCGCAGGAAGTTCCTCGGAAACCCCTTAAACATCATCGATGTTGCCTCCATTTTGCCATTTTACGCCACTTTAGCTCTGGAAACAGCCGACGAGGAGGTTGCAGAGGAGAACGAGGACTTggaaaatgtggggaaggtGGTGCAAGTTCTGCGCCTCATGAGGGTTCTCAGAATCCTCAAACTGGCCCGCCACTCCATCGGGCTGCGAGCGCTGGGTGCCACCGTCCGCCACAGCTACCACGAGGTGGGTCtgctccttctcttcctctcggTTGGGATCTCCATCTTTTCCGCCCTTATCTACTTCGCTGAGAAAGAAATGGAGAGCACAGATTTGGGGACCATTccttcaggctggtggtgggcCACAATCACCATGACCACAGTCGGTTACGGTGACACCTGCCCGGTAACAGTGGCTGGGAAGATAGTGGCCACCTTGTGTATCGTCTGTGGCCTGTTAGTGGTGGCTCTGCCCATCACCATCATCTTCAATAAGTTTTCAAAGTACTATCAAAGAAACAAAGCCATGGAGGGAAAGTGTATCCCAAAGCCTGAGAGACAAGACCCAGAGCTCCCTCACTATAACATCAGAGACCTGTTCACAGGAAGCGTGTACCCCTTTATAGGAGGTATTGCCTTCAGGAACAGTGTGAGCAGCGCAGGGGACGATACGGATGCCTCCAGTCTCCAGGACATAGAGGTGTACGATAATGACACTTGTGAAAATGGGGCAGCAAAATGA
- the LOC126398719 gene encoding uncharacterized protein LOC126398719 → MGGIVGLGWFILLIAVGNIEAQKTPPLSITSKCLGSVMRVDVGPLGGNLLEVSAVINNSAILLTPSLASQCGFRMNMDQLGNAVIYASLQNCFAQNVGDETFTTKLNLRLHGNQVDEDELYEVAKTCHYTAWASREIVCDRDYMEVSVNRAAPDDYTLPEHPIPGAHSKFGDPRRAAEKQPIDAGFRITTLVFFTPEERIMKVTEAQQRGYGISNTPTRLVLRSPKTSPETYTQNVAGVPMTVLKTSTIFEKKWLVTRIDAGAACPRLEGSVSFTPDSISWFLPKHIDPLISGQFQLLEVHMGVDGKRLDAAEMAARQYSLSVNDVYIVVEIPVGADGGHFKSHVQDGQYLTTYTIEPMLELLWTEDATHEDTRYKVLFPITTPLMSQPPQVIDNTVPKERIFKVLLGPFGTDVALMNVTLPSEVLSVADCSVRGFNVLEHMSPNGSSKVFTLEVPFTDRAVLQMRDQGITVYSLHLTFGLLVLPEFAPFSLNAYLEARLVDVVPPSVSGGCDYQNFYVLVKYGTHNFQTMVGRQMLTPRLAQQYSLMDNGTHFSLTVPFSASDVVIEAVESSSIRSRLDVAVRSPETNTNIQEFSVACNFVSTLTECFPNGTMTALAMKLESVPSLNPSQLTLNDPSCGPTYSNDRYAYFVFTANSCGTTRKFLPNMMVYENEISLPDELVMKGESKTDEPEYELKVFCYYDINTNHAVAFNTRPRRSEPYAENARGKLQVAIRLATDDSYSAFHRVEDYPVAQYLQQPLYFEVELMKSANPDVSLELMYCWATLDSDRTSLPKWDLIIGGCANPRDPHQVIFHPVWPDARVQYPSNFKRFEVPMFAFAQDKDNLSHQVYVHCDVEVCDARNPVGGACKVQCSNQDDRIKGQKRAVSDGHIFTQVSSGPILIN, encoded by the exons ATGGGTGGAATAGTTGGATTGGG GTGGTTTATTCTCCTGATAGCAGTTGGGAACATAGAGGCACAAAAGACGCCCCCTTTAA GTATCACCTCAAAATGCCTGGGGAGCGTCATGCGTGTGGATGTCGGTCCACTCGGAGGGAATCTACTAGAAGTGTCTGCTGTCATTA ATAACTCCGCAATCCTTCTCACACCAAGTTTAGCTTCTCAGTGTGGCTTCAGGATGAACATGGACCAGCTGGGGAACGCCGTGATTTATGCTTCCCTTCAAAACTGCTTTGCTCAAAATGTG GGCGATGAAACGTTCACGACCAAATTAAATTTGCGACTGCACGGGAACCAGGTGGATGAGGACGAGCTGTACGAGGTGGCTAAAACATGCCACTATACGGCCTGGGCCTCCAGGGAAATTGTGTGTGACCGCGACTATATGGAG GTGTCTGTGAACAGGGCAGCTCCAGATGATTACACCCTGCCTGAACATCCCATCCCAGGGGCTCATTCAAAATTTGGCGATCCTCGACGAGCTGCTGAG AAGCAGCCCATAGACGCAGGATTCAGAATCACAACCCTGGTGTTCTTCACCCCTGAGGAGAGGATCATGAAGGTGACCGAGGCCCAGCAACGCGGTTACGGCATCTCAAACACCCCCACGAGGCTGGTTCTGCGAAGCCCAAAGACCTCACCTGAAACGTACACCCAGAAT GTAGCAGGGGTGCCCATGACGGTGCTCAAAACCTCGACAATATTTGAAAAGAAGTGGCTGGTGACTCGAATCGATGCAGGAGCTGCGTGTCCAAGACTGGAGG GAAGTGTTTCCTTCACTCCAGACTCAATCAGTTGGTTCCTGCCGAAGCACATTGACCCGCTGATCTCTGGCCAGTTCCAACTGTTAGAGGTGCACATGGGCGTCGATGGCAAGAGGCTCGACGCTGCTGAGATGGCTGCCAGACAATACTCGCTGTCTGTCAATGATGTGTATATCGTCGTTGAAATTCCAGTTGGGGCTGACGGTGGCCACTTCAAG AGTCATGTTCAAGATGGTCAGTACCTCACTACTTATACGATTGAGCCGATGCTCGAGTTGCTCTGGACTGAAGACGCCACTCACGAGGACACGAGATACAAAGTCCTCTTTCCTATCACAACACCATTAATGTCTCAACCTCCGCAAGTTATCGACA ACACTGTTCCCAAGGAGCGGATATTTAAGGTGCTGCTCGGGCCTTTCGGCACTGATGTGGCACTAATGAACGTCACCCTCCCCTCTGAGGTTTTGTCAGTGGCGGACTGCAGTGTCAGAGGCTTTAATGTCCTGGAGCACATGTCCCCTAACGGCAGCTCAAAGGTCTTTACACTTGAAGTGCCCTTCACGGACCGTGCTGTACTACAGATG AGAGATCAGGGGATTACAGTCTACTCTCTTCACCTGACCTTTGGCTTGCTGGTCCTACCAGAGTTTGCTCCATTTTCTCTCAATGCATATCTGGAGGCTAGATTAGTAGACGTCG ttcctccctctgtctctggtgGCTGTGATTATCAAAACTTCTACGTCCTGGTGAAGTATGGAACCCACAACTTCCAGACCATGGTTGGAAGACAGATGTTGACCCCCAGGCTGGCTCAGCAGTACAGCCTCATGGACAATGGCACACACTTCAGTTTGACAGTACCATTTTCTGCCTCCGACGTTGTGATCGAG GCTGTTGAGTCATCATCCATCAGGAGCAGGCTCGACGTGGCTGTGAGGAGTCCAGAAACCAACACAAATATCCAAGAATTCTCTGTGGCTTGCAATTTCGTCTCAACGCTGACTG aGTGTTTCCCTAATGGGACCATGACGGCTCTGGCAATGAAACTAGAGTCAGTTCCCAGTCTGAACCCCAGTCAGCTCACCCTCAATGACCCCAGCTGTGGTCCCACCTACAGCAATGACCGCTACGCTTATTTCGTTTTCACTGCGAACTCCTGTGGGACGACCAGAAAG TTTTTGCCAAACATGATGGTGTATGAAAATGAAATCTCTCTGCCAGATGAACTTGTAATGAAAGGGGAATCAAAGACGGATGAGCCGGAGTATGA GCTCAAGGTTTTTTGTTATTATGACATCAACACAAACCACGCTGTGGCCTTCAACACCAGACCCCGCAGGAGTGAACCATACGCTGAAAATGCAAGAGGCAAGCTGCAAGTTGCAATAAGACTTGCTACGG ACGACTCCTACAGCGCCTTTCACAGAGTGGAGGATTATCCAGTTGCACAGTACCTACAACAGCCGCTGTATTTTGAGGTGGAGCTGATGAAGTCTGCAAACCCTGACGTGTCCTTGGAGCTGATGTACTGCTGGGCGACGCTGGACAGTGACAGGACGTCCCTACCCAAATGGGACCTCATTATTGGCGG CTGTGCAAACCCAAGAGACCCACACCAGGTGATCTTCCATCCTGTTTGGCCTGATGCCAGAGTTCAGTATCCTTCGAACTTCAAGCGCTTTGAGGTCCCGATGTTTGCCTTCGCCCAAGACAAAGACAACTTGAGTCACCAG GTGTATGTCCACTGTGATGTGGAGGTCTGTGATGCCAGAAATCCAGTGGGTGGAGCTTGTAAAGTGCAGTGTTCAAACCAGGATGACAGAATCAAAG GTCAAAAACGTGCTGTTTCAGATGgtcacattttcacacaggTGTCATCAGGACCCATACTTATAAACTAA